One window from the genome of Oryza glaberrima chromosome 3, OglaRS2, whole genome shotgun sequence encodes:
- the LOC127768636 gene encoding protein NO VEIN: MSGRDNHQWPPPHRGYDPRDPAAAWQGDASTSAAAAAAAAGVNPYIYVPNPQYAPNPLNLVLNHVLHNPAALAAYHHQQQQQYHHHQQLLHSSAYHQNPTHNLQHRAAVPAPAAPAAAPSIQHRPVAPATAAAAPGLPQPKKKKKQKEPAPQAHPPPPLPPPQQQQQQPKPQQQPGALERAQAAARKVRDEIIKAGEGVTGWKIAQAVLVALKVDSWGSLGVQLHEVPLLRDLFLVEGKVNTFIHCYVAARKIVSVYDLESEICKNESIGQFEELGLGPFLQHPLVAHYFSVPADLSLVPKLSSDEIINWLQKFMDNSKKKITVENFLDYLAEQKSVSGKENLGVRIQSLRLHISFLRQARRTEVSAVKFQGNTSGSGDGSCEKDLVKNRKFHLSKQALDERFSAITSRIKKLPGINKHIHFDSTDDETDGDSSSEGDAVDNSESKTGSAAIDNKDVDKRVSSCPYPSKTEEMERLGLKSETSKKPPLDSSKVKESSKKGYTREKRKSEENGSPTSSCKRPKKKQKVQMQKHELSPNCFLSIGKLEKFITTWKEACREHPVQQVLELLANYYAETPKEKKKIIKFFSEYPGIGFLNVAVRAMGCGLLDSLYDAINVFNENKSSSNIPDTTTELMEVEPPPSKRKSKCVAKGDNDTNVGSKDPGCSVTADDVIRRITEFFESNRGVSRTDASQVRKSTFLRTLLDCETCITAKFSANQFSALGHGTFLEFLGKHEQHLPPKLSSFLKVGKLTHSSVEVSVLQQQIEVLLCQAGGNWLEDGEFSEDSFSKLLKRQFPTISFDIVQDKSGEGLLDSIERQRKNIEINNIMFSMSLLEKRWSGIVPGNHDTVDGLMNDIQQSCSVTVSSQEAIKCLLKAPMLSDLLTWSHWDLLFAPSLGSFMHWLLHTGPVQDLACIVTTDGRFIRVDPSATVDQFLEGIIQCSPFQVAVKLLSLLHVYNGSTNTPISLLKCYAQRAIGIIMDNGNDLLNTKSEGKSFSARNIWSDMSKDIDDIVHLVAKFVLDCLGHLPSEFRSLAADVLLAGLRTITKNCYSAILLEATETGQLCMLHDIGLSLGVAEWVEDCRRLCLTDEIHANIEMHASSRHPSTASGVAICENSNLLNATDVDIMKRSKSLPGKDNQIVAVSKNQNVLNIVTAKLDTAEFITNKSPTLGEVNPEEATLVIETIRREEFGLDQSLSCTENSLLKKQHARLGRALHCLSQELYSQDSHLLLELVQNADDNTYVEDVEPTLAFILQDNGIVVLNNESGFSAENIRALCDIGNSTKKGSNQGYIGNKGIGFKSVFRVTDAPEIHSNGFHVKFDITEGQIGFVLPTAVAPYNTDSVSRMLSVEDVKDSSSFWNTCIVLPFRSKFKEGTSMHSIASMFSDLHPSLLLFLHRLKCIKFKNMMNDTLLVMRRKALGNGIVRISNGNDTMSWLVVSKKLQGTIVRNDVCSTEIAVAFTLQETQMGEYEPYLKQQPVFAFLPLRNYGLKFILQGDFVLPSSREEVDADNAWNQWLLSEFPSLFVSAQESFCALPCFQGCPGKAVTTFMSFVPLVGEVHGFFCQLPHLILSKLRLTRCMVLEGSSSRWVYPCNTLRGWDEQTRILISDSLLLEHLGLGYLSKDIIISDTLSRALGIHEYGPKVLIDIMSSICRVDGCIESLGLEWLCAWFISLHLSLMHHSSKNLPLTTSPEDLLCALRKIPCIPLSDGSFSSIADGPIWLPYDVLNSKPDSRSSMLNFPVLYSNLRTINPRLLSVSCQNKYLTEEMRANDLMDILLKMGVRKLSGHDIIKNHILVSLSNSTEANVANTMMIEYVSFIMLHLQSPCASCNFEKEEIMSELRRRPILLTNHGYKCPCDEPIHFSKEYGNSVDLCKLLLNVEIKWIELDSCYLMNRGSDSLPPFELKKWRQFFEEMGVTDFVQVVKVEKNISQADSSLAGRLSQGHHSGTPCIVYDWESPELVSILSTFSSKKCRENCVYLLEVLDKFWDAHYSAKARIHADATHSGENIAVESSFMNSIRTFKWIASAMDEDLHYATDLFYNTEDVRSILGSVAPYAVPQVCSRSLGKDIGFKIKVSHSDALMILKSWIASQTSFSASMDQMCKFYTFVSEGFATATIDIKREFLSCSSIFTPLNRARSNELVPGKFLSPKDLYWHDPTGCSEIITEKVISMKNKISMFPRKMLSSAYPSLCEFFTEACGVPKVPKTSDYVDILLGLSNAALPSEVANQVFRVFARWANDLHSANDNMNDILFLEGSLQKLETTILPTLGDKWVSLHPSFGLVCWVDDNELMQHFEDYNGVNFIQFGELSYEDKQLLYGRIAALLKSLGIPALSKVIYREAIFYGTVDNREKVTVISWLLPYMQRYIYKMHRDTYVNFQQNEITKLSNLQVIVVEKLFHKYKLKERESSCKRRFKCNCLLQGNNLYATQEADSHSLFLELSRLFFDGSPDLHFANFLHMVKTMADSGTTAEQIESFIVNNQNVPDLPEHEAVWSFSSLIISDQDVDCQRTEFQSICDSQKTEIRSTCELNISKHQRTSGVASSWPPNDWKTAPDFITSHNSQFTPNQETNLNNVVPSLDLTKTLCENSEDIVGPVDLEGDWITEDDFGSENTVLAERIGATGDEPHMVMSINSANLPAYLDLETGSSANSVVDIELTEFNDKLANVSEKRDRLCIKAPDRDKLLRIGKQGEAAAHQHFVDHFGSNNVRWVNQENETGLPYDIVVTHKSGFTEYVEVKATTNSYKNWFYITLREWQFALEKGNAFTIARVVLKDSKKANDKSNVLILKNPYKLCLNKSVYLALIIPQQYQTKRRYFEGHSDLQSEVNH, translated from the exons ATGAGCGGCCGCGACAACCAccaatggccgccgccgcaccgagGCTACGACCCCCgggaccccgccgccgcgtggcAGGGCGACGCctcgacctccgccgccgccgcggcggcggccgcgggggtAAACCCCTACATCTACGTCCCCAACCCCCAGTACGCCCCCAACCCTCTCAATCTCGTCCTCAATCATGTGCTCCACAaccccgccgccctcgccgcctaccatcaccagcagcagcagcagtaccaccaccaccagcaactCCTCCATTCATCTGCGTACCACCAAAACCCTACCCATAATCTCCAGCACCGTGCTGCCGTCCCTGCACCAGCAGCACCGGCGGCCGCCCCTAGCATCCAGCACCGCCCTGTCGCCCCCGCGAcagccgcggccgcgccggggCTGCCTCagccgaagaagaagaagaaacagaaGGAGCCGGCTCCGCAGGCGCATCCCCCGCCACCCCTGCCCccaccgcagcagcagcagcagcagccaaagccgcagcagcagccggggGCTCTTGAgagggcgcaggcggcggcgaggaaggtgcGGGACGAGATCATTAAGGCTGGTGAGGGCGTTACAGGGTGGAAGATAGCGCAGGCGGTGCTGGTGGCGCTCAAAGTGGATTCCTGGGGCTCTCTTGGTGTCCAGCTCCATGAAGTACCCCTCCTGCGCGACCTCTTCCTCGTCGAGGGCAAG GTGAATACATTCATCCATTGCTATGTTGCAGCAAGGAAAATTGTTTCAGTTTATGATTTAGAGTCTGAGATATGCAAGAATGAGAGCATTGGACAGTTTGAAGAGTTGGGGTTGGGGCCTTTTCTTCAGCATCCACTTGTTGCACATTATTTTTCAGTACCTGCCGATTTGTCCTTGGTACCTAAGCTTAGTAGTGACGAGATTATAAATTGGCTTCAGAAGTTTATGGACAActctaaaaagaaaattacaGTGGAAAACTTCTTGGATTATCTTGCGGAGCAAAAGTCAGTCTCTGGAAAGGAAAACCTTGGTGTACGAATACAAAGCTTGAG GTTGCATATTTCCTTTCTCCGGCAGGCCAGGAGAACTGAAGTGTCTGCTGTTAAATTTCAAGGCAACACCAGTGGCTCAGGTGATGGTAGTTGTGAGAAGGATTTggtgaaaaatagaaaatttcaTTTGAGCAAACAGGCATTGGATGAGAGGTTCAGTGCTATAACTAGTCGTATAAAGAAATTACCAGGTATCAATAAGCACATCCATTTTGATTCAACTGATGATGAAACTGATGGTGATTCTAGTTCTGAGGGTGATGCAGTTGATAACAGTGAGAGTAAAACTGGTTCTGCTGCTATTGATAACAAGGATGTTGATAAGCGTGTTAGTAGCTGTCCATATCCTTCAAAAACAGAAGAAATGGAGCGTCTTGGCTTAAAGTCTGAAACGAGTAAAAAACCACCTTTGGATAGTAGCAAGGTAAAAGAGAGTAGTAAAAAGGGTTATAcgagagaaaaaaggaaatcTGAAGAGAATGGGAGCCCCACCTCTTCATGCAAACGGCCCAAGAAGAAGCAAAAGGTTCAAATGCAAAAGCATGAGTTATCACCTAATTGTTTCTTGAGTATAGGTAAGTTGGAGAAATTCATAACGACCTGGAAGGAAGCATGCCGTGAACATCCAGTTCAACAG GTTTTAGAGTTGCTAGCAAATTACTATGCGGAAACaccaaaggagaagaagaaaataataaagttTTTCTCTGAGTACCCTGGCATTGGCTTCCTAAATGTTGCC GTTAGAGCGATGGGATGTGGTCTGCTGGATAGTCTTTATGATGCGATCAATGTCTTTAATGAGAATaaatcatcatcaaatattcctGATACCACCACTGAGCTTATGGAAGTGGAGCCACCACCaagtaaaagaaaatcaaaatgtGTCGCGAAAGGAGACAATGATACCAATGTTGGCAGCAAGGATCCTGGATGca GTGTCACAGCTGATGATGTAATCAGGAGAATTACTGAATTTTTTGAGTCCAATCGTGGAGTGTCCAGAACCGATGCTTCGCAAGTGAGAAAATCTACATTCTTGAGAACACTTCTCGATTGTGAAACATGCATAACTGCTAAATTTTCAGCCAACCAATTTAGCGCTCTTGGCCATGGTACTTTCCTCGAGTTCTTGGGGAAACATGAGCAACATTTACCCCCTAAGTTGAGCAGTTTCTTGAAAGTCGGAAAGTTAACACATTCTTCAGTGGAAGTTTCTGTACTGCAGCAACAGATTGAGGTTTTACTCTGCCAAGCTGGGGGTAATTGGCTTGAAGATGGTGAGTTTTCGGAGGATAGTTTCTCTAAGCTTCTCAAAAGGCAATTTCCAACTATTAGCTTTGATATTGTGCAAGATAAATCTGGAGAAGGACTTCTTGATTCTATTGAGAgacaaaggaaaaacatagaaataaataatatcATGTTTTCTATGTCTTTGTTGGAGAAACGGTGGTCTGGTATTGTTCCAGGTAACCATGATACCGTTGATGGGCTAATGAATGATATTCAACAATCTTGTTCTGTAACAGTCTCCTCACAAGAAGCAATTAAATGTTTGCTTAAGGCTCCAATGCTGTCAGATCTACTTACTTGGTCGCATTGGGATTTGTTGTTTGCTCCCTCTCTGGGTTCCTTCATGCACTGGTTGCTGCATACAGGCCCAGTTCAAGATCTAGCTTGCATCGTGACCACAGATGGTAGGTTTATTAGAGTTGATCCATCTGCTACTGTTGACCAATTTTTAGAAGGCATTATTCAATGTTCACCATTCCAAGTGGCAGTGAAGCTGCTTTCCTTGCTACATGTTTATAATGGTTCTACCAACACTCCAATTTCCTTGTTGAAGTGTTATGCACAACGAGCAATAGGCATCATAATGGACAACGGTAATGATTTGCTGAACACTAAATCTGAAGGCAAATCCTTTAGTGCAAGGAACATTTGGTCTGATATGTCAAAAGACATTGACGACATAGTTCATCTGGTTGCCAAATTTGTACTTGACTGTCTTGGTCATCTACCTTCCGAATTCCGGAGTCTTGCAGCAGATGTTTTATTGGCAGGACTTCGAACTATCACGAAGAATTGCTATTCAGCCATCTTGCTTGAAGCCACTGAAACCGGGCAGCTGTGCATGCTTCATGATATTGGGTTATCACTTGGAGTAGCAGAATGGGTTGAAGATTGTCGCAGATTATGTTTAACTGACGAAATTCATGCAAATATAGAAATGCATGCTTCTTCTAGGCATCCATCAACTGCATCTGGAGTTGCTATATGCGAAAACTCTAACTTGCTTAATGCTACTGATGTTGATATAATGAAGAGGAGCAAGTCATTGCCTGGCAAGGATAATCAAATTGTTGCTGTAAGTAAAAACCAAAATGTATTAAATATCGTCACAGCAAAGCTTGATACTGCAGAATTCATTACTAACAAATCTCCCACCTTGGGAGAAGTGAATCCTGAGGAAGCAACTCTAGTTATTGAGACCATACGCCGTGAAGAATTTGGTTTGGATCAGTCCTTAAGTTGCACTGAAAATAGTTTGTTGAAAAAGCAGCATGCTCGACTTGGCAGAGCACTCCATTGTCTCTCACAAGAACTATACTCCCAGGATTCTCACCTACTTCTTGAGCTG GTACAGAATGCTGATGATAATACTTATGTTGAGGATGTTGAACCCACATTAGCATTTATTCTTCAAGACAATGGTATTGTTGTTCTCAACAACGAGAGTGGCTTCTCCGCTGAAAATATTCGAGCACTTTGTGATATTGGTAACTCAACAAAGAAAGGATCCAACCAGGGTTATATTGGAAATAAGGGCATTGGATTCAAATCAGTATTTCGG GTAACTGATGCTCCCGAGATCCATTCAAATGGTTTCCACGTGAAATTTGATATTACAGAAGGCCAAATTGGTTTTGTATTGCCAACTGCAGTTGCACCCTACAATACTGATTCTGTAAGTAGAATGTTATCTGTTGAAGATGTCAAGGACTCTTCTTCCTTCTGGAATACTTGCATTGTGCTTCCATTCAGATCAAAATTCAAGGAGGGTACCAGCATGCACTCCATTGCATCCATGTTTTCAGATCTCCACCCATCTCTGCTCCTGTTCCTTCATCGGCTGAAATGCATCAAGTTTAAGAACATGATGAATGATACGCTATTGGTTATGAGAAGGAAGGCCCTTGGTAACGGCATTGTGAGAATTTCAAATGGGAATGATACGATGAGTTGGTTGGTAGTTAGCAAGAAGTTACAGGGCACAATTGTACGCAATGATGTGTGCTCTACAGAGATAGCTGTGGCATTTACTTTGCAGGAGACTCAGATGGGGGAGTATGAGCCTTACTTGAAGCAACAACCCGTATTTGCTTTTCTACCTCTAAGGAATTATGGTCTTAAATTCATTCTTCAAGGGGATTTTGTCTTACCTTCTTCCAGAGAGGAGGTGGATGCTGATAATGCATGGAACCAGTGGTTGCTGTCTGAATTTCCTTCTTTGTTTGTCAGTGCACAAGAATCCTTTTGTGCTCTTCCTTGCTTCCAGGGTTGCCCTGGAAAGGCTGTTACAACCTTCATGAGTTTTGTTCCTCTAGTGGGAGAAGTTCATGGATTCTTTTGTCAGCTACCTCACTTGATCCTTTCAAAGTTGCGTCTCACCCGTTGCATGGTTTTAGAGGGCTCTAGTTCGCGATGGGTCTACCCATGCAACACTCTTCGAGGTTGGGATGAACAGACTAGAATATTAATTTCTGATAGCTTACTTCTGGAGCATCTTGGTCTTGGGTACCTATCAAAAGATATAATCATATCTGATACATTATCAAGGGCCCTAGGTATTCATGAGTATGGACCAAAAGTTTTGATTGACATCATGTCATCTATTTGTCGAGTTGATGGTTGTATTGAGTCACTGGGGCTGGAATGGCTATGTGCTTGGTTCATTTCTCTTCATTTATCATTGATGCACCATTCTTCCAAAAATCTTCCATTAACCACAAGCCCTGAAGATCTTTTGTGTGCTCTCAGAAAAATACCATGTATTCCACTTTCAGATGGTTCATTTAGCTCTATAGCAGATGGACCCATATGGTTGCCTTATGATGTTCTCAATTCAAAACCTGATTCCAGAAGTAGTATGCTGAACTTTCCTGTTCTATATAGTAACCTTCGGACAATAAATCCCCGCCTTCTATCTGTGTCTTGTCAAAACAAGTATCTCACAGAAGAAATGCGAGCAAACGACCTGATGGACATTCTGCTGAAGATGGGAGTGCGGAAGTTGTCTGGAcatgatattataaaaaatcacATCCTGGTGTCTTTGTCTAACAGTACAGAAGCTAATGTGGCCAATACAATGATGATAGAGTATGTGAGCTTTATAATGCTTCATCTTCAGTCTCCTTGTGCAAGCTGTAACTTTGAAAAAGAAGAGATAATGTCAGAACTACGGAGGAGGCCTATCTTACTTACGAACCATGGCTACAAGTGCCCATGTGATGAACCAATTCACTTCAGTAAAGAATATGGAAATTCTGTGGACTTATGCAAGTTACTTCTGAATGTAGAAATAAAATGGATTGAACTTGATAGTTGCTATTTGATGAATCGTGGTTCAGATTCATTACCACCATttgaacttaaaaaatggaggcAATTTTTTGAGGAGATGGGCGTGACTGACTTTGTTCAGGTAGTGAAAGTTGAGAAAAATATTTCCCAGGCTGATTCTTCTCTTGCAGGAAGACTTTCTCAAGGTCATCATTCTGGAACACCCTGCATTGTGTATGACTGGGAGTCGCCAGAATTGGTTAGCATTTTGTCAACATTTTCTTCCAAAAAATGTCGAGAAAATTGTGTGTATCTTCTGGAGGTGCTTGACAAATTCTGGGATGCTCACTATAGTGCAAAAGCTAGAATCCATGCAGATGCGACACATTCTGGTGAAAACATAGCAGTTGAATCGTCCTTTATGAATTCTATTCGTACCTTCAAATGGATAGCATCAGCTATGGATGAGGACCTTCATTATGCAACAGATTTATTTTATAATACTGAAGATGTGCGTTCCATTCTTGGTAGTGTGGCACCATATGCTGTACCTCAG GTATGCAGCAGATCACTTGGGAAAGATATTGGATTCAAAATAAAGGTATCACATAGTGATGCTTTGATGATCCTCAAATCCTGGATTGCTTCACAGACTTCTTTTAGTGCAAG TATGGACCAGATGTGCAAATTCTACACCTTTGTGTCAGAAGGTTTTGCCACTGCAACGATTGACATTAAACGGGAGTTTTTGTCTTGCTCCTCTATATTTACACCATTAAACCGTGCTCGATCTAATGAGCTTGTTCCTGGAAAATTCTTGTCCCCAAAAGATCTGTATTGGCATGACCCAACAGGCTGTTCTGAAATAATTACAGAGAAAGTCATTTCAATGAAGAATAAGATTAGTATGTTCCCAAGAAAGATGCTATCTTCAGCCTATCCCAGCCTTTGCGAATTCTTTACTGAGGCATGTGGTGTACCAAAGGTTCCCAAGACATCTGACTATGTTGATATACTTTTAGGGCTGTCAAATGCTGCATTACCTTCAGAAGTAGCCAATCAG GTCTTTCGTGTGTTTGCGAGGTGGGCTAATGATCTCCATTCTGCAAATGACAATATGAATGATATATTGTTCTTGGAAGGATCTCTTCAAAAGTTGGAGACAACAATACTGccaaccttgggtgataaatGGGTCTCTCTCCATCCTTCTTTTGGCCTTGTTTGCTGGGTAGATGATAATGAGTTGATGCAACACTTTGAGGACTACAATGGTGTTAACTTCATACAATTTGGAGAACTTTCTTATGAAGACAAGCAACTGCTGTATGGAAGAATTGCTGCATTGCTAAAAAGCCTAGGCATCCCTGCACTTTCTAAG GTTATTTATCGTGAAGCAATATTTTACGGTACAGTGGATAACAGAGAAAAGGTTACAGTAATTTCTTGGCTATTACCATATATGCAACGCTACATCTATAAGATGCATAGAGATACATATGTAAACTTTCAACAAAATGAAATCACGAAGCTTAGCAATCTCCAAGTTATTGTTGTTGAGAAGTTATTCCACAAGTATAAGCTGAAAGAACGTGAGAGTTCTTGTAAGAGAAGATTCAAATGCAATTGCCTATTGCAG GGAAATAATCTATATGCTACGCAAGAAGCTGATTCACATTCACTGTTTCTGGAACTGTCTAGACTTTTCTTTGATGGATCCCCTGATCTGCACTTTGCGAACTTTCTGCACATGGTCAAAACCATGGCAGATTCTGGCACCACAGCTGAACAAATAGAGTCTTTTATCGTTAATAATCAGAATGTGCCTGATTTGCCTGAGCATGAAGCTGTTTGGTCCTTTTCTTCCTTGATCATATCAGACCAAGATGTTGATTGCCAAAGAACTGAATTCCAATCTATATGTGACAGTCAGAAAACTGAAATCAGATCTACATGTGAACTCAATATTTCCAAGCATCAGAGAACGTCTGGAGTTGCTTCAAGTTGGCCACCAAACGACTGGAAAACAGCCCCAGATTTCATAACATCTCACAATAGCCAGTTTACACCCAATCAAGAGACAAACTTGAACAATGTTGTACCTTCGTTAGACTTAACCAAGACTCTGTGTGAAAACTCAGAAGATATTGTGGGTCCTGTTGATCTTGAAGGGGATTGGATTACAGAAGATGATTTTGGATCAGAAAATACAGTACTTGCAGAACGTATAGGGGCAACTGGCGATGAGCCTCATATGGTGATGTCGATTAACTCTGCCAATTTGCCGGCTTATTTGGATTTAGAAACCGGAAGCTCAGCAAACTCAGTGGTGGATATTGAGCTAACAGAATTCAATGATAAACTGGCAAATGTTTCGGAGAAGAGGGATAGGCTCTGCATAAAGGCTCCAGACAGAGACAAATTATTGAGAATTGGCAAGCAAGGGGAAGCTGCAGCCCACCAACATTTTGTTGATCATTTTGGATCCAATAATGTCAGGTGGGTGAATCAAGAAAATGAAACGGGGTTGCCTTATGACATTGTTGTCACACACAAATCGGGTTTCACAGAATATGTGGAGGTGAAGGCAACAAcaaattcatacaaaaattgGTTCTACATTACATTGAGGGAATGGCAGTTTGCATTAGAAAAAGGCAATGCCTTTACCATTGCTCGTGTTGTTCTGAAGGATTCAAAGAAAGCAAATGACAAATCAAATGTTCTCATTTTGAAGAATCCATACAAACTTTGCCTGAACAAATCAGTGTATCTTGCCCTCATAATACCACAGCAATATCAAACAAAACGCCGTTACTTTGAAGGTCACTCGGATTTGCAAAGTGAGGTAAACCATTGA